The genomic stretch AATGAACAAGGAAATGACCATCCACGGTGAAACGCCCAGGATGCCCGGAAGGGTGACCTTGCCCAGAACGCCCCAGGTCAGGACCGTGGTCTTCATGACCGGATAGGCCTCGGCATAAACCGCCGCCCCGACCACCATGCCCAGTATGGCCCAGATGGCGTGCCAGCGCCCCTCGCCCAGGGCCCCAATGGACGTGCCCGGACAATACCCGGCCAGGGCCCAGCCAATACCAAACAGGCACCCTCCAACCAGATTCGCGCCCAATGAGGCCCCCTTAATGTCCGGCTGGATGCTTCCGCCCAAAAGATGGATGCCCACCGTGCCCACGATGATGGCCGAGAGCATGAATTTCAGAATGGTCATGTCCTTCAGGAGCATGGCCCCGACCTGTTTTTCGAACCTAAGCACCCTTCCCTGCTGGAGCAGGATGCCGAAGACAATGCCCGTGATCAGACCAATGATTTGTTCGGTGCTCATGGCTACCTCCTTGACCCGTACACGAGATGGGCGACGATGATCCCGGCCCCGAAAAACCCGGCCATAGCCAGGAATCCGCTGACCGAGAACTGCATGAGTCCGCTCAGACCATGACCGCTGGGGCATCCCCCGGCCAGCCTGGCCCCGAACATGGCCACTATTCCTCCCAGGAAAGCACCTCCGGCCCGGGTCAGGATCGAGCCCCCGAACCGCTCCCGCCAGATGGGCGGCACGCTCTCGAACTTGAAGGTCCGGGTGATCAGCGACGAAGCCAAAGACCCGATCAATAATCCGACCAGGAGCATGAACTGCCAGTCGACCTTGATCTTGGTCCGAGTGAAATAGTCGTTGGCCTGGACCCGCTCCGGAGCCACCTTCTGCTCGACCATGCCCGCGGCCCTGACAAAAGATGTGGACGCCCCCAGGTACTTGGTCTTGCCCAGCCAGGCCGTGGACACGTACACGGAAAGGACCGCCAGCACCCCGACCAGGGCCCCGGCCACATACGGTCTCCAGGATGATTCAGTCGCCATCGTCCAACCTCCTTATCTTTTGGTTTCGGTCTCTCCCAGGCAGGGAAAGGTCGTGGGCTCCTTTCAGGTACTCCGCGAAACTCGTCCGTGTCAATTTTTGCCCGGCAAAACCGGGAAAACCGGTCCTTGACGACGCCCACGTCCTGGGCCACGGTCTGACCGGAATCAAAAGTTCTTATTTTCCCTTTGACCAGGATTCGACATGATCTGGAACATCTGCGTGGCCGGCTGCCCTCCGGAGGAACTGGCCATTCTCGAACGCTGCTTCCCGGAAAGCGCCCTGCACTCGGCCGGCAATCTCGAACAGACCCTGACCGTTCTGGAGTCCACG from Deltaproteobacteria bacterium encodes the following:
- a CDS encoding YeeE/YedE family protein, with the translated sequence MSTEQIIGLITGIVFGILLQQGRVLRFEKQVGAMLLKDMTILKFMLSAIIVGTVGIHLLGGSIQPDIKGASLGANLVGGCLFGIGWALAGYCPGTSIGALGEGRWHAIWAILGMVVGAAVYAEAYPVMKTTVLTWGVLGKVTLPGILGVSPWMVISLFI
- a CDS encoding YeeE/YedE family protein, giving the protein MATESSWRPYVAGALVGVLAVLSVYVSTAWLGKTKYLGASTSFVRAAGMVEQKVAPERVQANDYFTRTKIKVDWQFMLLVGLLIGSLASSLITRTFKFESVPPIWRERFGGSILTRAGGAFLGGIVAMFGARLAGGCPSGHGLSGLMQFSVSGFLAMAGFFGAGIIVAHLVYGSRR